One region of Gorilla gorilla gorilla isolate KB3781 chromosome 13, NHGRI_mGorGor1-v2.1_pri, whole genome shotgun sequence genomic DNA includes:
- the SIGMAR1 gene encoding sigma non-opioid intracellular receptor 1 isoform X1 yields the protein MQWAVGRRWAWAALLLAVAAVLTQVVWLWLGTQSFVFQREEIAQLARQYAGLDHELAFSRLIVELRRLHPGHVLPDEELQWVFVNAGGWMGAMCLLHASLSEYVLLFGTALGSRGHSGRYWAEISDTIISGTFHQWREGTTKSEVFYPGETVVHGPGEATAVEWGPNTWMVEYGRGVIPSTLAFALADTVFSTQDFLTLFYTLRSYARGLRLELTTYLFGQDP from the exons ATGCAGTGGGCCGTGGGCCGGCGGTGGGCGTGGGCCGCGCTGCTCCTGGCTGTCGCAGCGGTGCTGACCCAGGTCGTCTGGCTCTGGCTGGGTACGCAGAGCTTCGTCTTCCAGCGCGAAGAGATAGCGCAGTTGGCGCGGCAGTACGCTG GGCTGGACCACGAGCTGGCCTTCTCTCGGCTGATCGTGGAGCTGCGGCGGCTGCACCCAGGCCACGTGCTGCCCGACGAGGAGCTGCAGTGGGTGTTCGTGAATGCGGGTGGCTGGATGGGCGCCATGTGCCTTCTGCACGCCTCGCTGTCCGAGTATGTGCTGCTCTTCGGCACCGCCTTGGGCTCCCGCGGCCACTCGG GGCGCTACTGGGCTGAGATCTCGGATACCATCATCTCTGGCACCTTCCACCAGTGGAGAGAGGGCACCACCAAAAGTGAGGTCTTCTACCCAG GGGAGACGGTAGTGCACGGGCCTGGTGAGGCAACAGCTGTGGAGTGGGGGCCAAACACATGGATGGTGGAGTACGGCCGGGGTGTCATCCCATCCACCCTGGCCTTCGCGCTGGCCGACACTGTCTTCAGCACCCAGGACTTCCTCACCCTCTTCTATACTCTTCGCTCCTATGCTCGGGGCCTCCGGCTTGAGCTCACCACCTACCTCTTCGGCCAGGACCCTTGA
- the SIGMAR1 gene encoding sigma non-opioid intracellular receptor 1 isoform X2, producing the protein MRVAGWAPCAFCTPRCPRRYWAEISDTIISGTFHQWREGTTKSEVFYPGETVVHGPGEATAVEWGPNTWMVEYGRGVIPSTLAFALADTVFSTQDFLTLFYTLRSYARGLRLELTTYLFGQDP; encoded by the exons ATGCGGGTGGCTGGATGGGCGCCATGTGCCTTCTGCACGCCTCGCTGTCCGA GGCGCTACTGGGCTGAGATCTCGGATACCATCATCTCTGGCACCTTCCACCAGTGGAGAGAGGGCACCACCAAAAGTGAGGTCTTCTACCCAG GGGAGACGGTAGTGCACGGGCCTGGTGAGGCAACAGCTGTGGAGTGGGGGCCAAACACATGGATGGTGGAGTACGGCCGGGGTGTCATCCCATCCACCCTGGCCTTCGCGCTGGCCGACACTGTCTTCAGCACCCAGGACTTCCTCACCCTCTTCTATACTCTTCGCTCCTATGCTCGGGGCCTCCGGCTTGAGCTCACCACCTACCTCTTCGGCCAGGACCCTTGA